Proteins encoded in a region of the Vitis riparia cultivar Riparia Gloire de Montpellier isolate 1030 chromosome 7, EGFV_Vit.rip_1.0, whole genome shotgun sequence genome:
- the LOC117917632 gene encoding (-)-kolavenyl diphosphate synthase TPS28, chloroplastic-like, with protein MLSSMEDGEISISAYDTAWVALVKDINGTDTPQFPSSLLWIANNQLEDGSWGDVHFFSPYDRILNTLACVIALKSWNIHPEKFEKGMSFIRENICKLEKEKAEHMPIGFEVAFPSLLEIPEDMGIEVPDDSPVLQEIYAQRDLKLKKIPKDIMHRVPTTLLFSLEGMPGLDWEMLLNLQFQDGSFFFSPSSTAYALMHTKDEKCLTYLNKVVERFNEGVPNTYPVDMFERMWGVDRLQRLGISRYFEPEIKVCMNYVYRYWNKNGICSARNTRVSDVDDTSMGFRLLRLHGYDVSPDVFKQFEKGDEFVCFPGQSSQAITGLFNLFRASQFLLPGEKILENARKFCSKFLREKQTCNQLEDKWIIAKDLAGEVGYALDIPWYASLPRVETRFYVEQYGGGDDIWIGKTFYRMYLVNNDVYSELAKLDFNNCQELHQLEWDRIQEWWTHSHLQEFGLSRETLLLAYFLAAASIFEPERSVERVAWAKAAVLVEAVASYFNKETCIKQRRAFLLKFGYSASGGRYMKINGSSNLSKTGEELAGLLLTTLNQLSLDAQELHGCDIRQLLHHTWEMWLTKNLAEEDGCQGEAEVLVDVINLCSGRSITEELLNHPLYKHLLHLTNGVSHQLSPFYQHKAHIRSYNPEKGSDVSSKVEPDMQELAQLVLQNSTEDIDPVIKRTFLMVAKSFYYAAYCDPATIDSHIAKVLFERVV; from the exons ATGTTGAGTTCCATGGAGGATGGAGAGATAAGCATATCGGCTTATGACACTGCATGGGTGGCTCTTGTGAAGGATATTAATGGAACTGATACACCTCAGTTTCCATCTAGCCTTCTGTGGATTGCCAACAATCAGCTCGAGGATGGATCATGGGGCGATGTCCACTTCTTCTCCCCTTACGATAGAATACTGAACACGTTGGCATGTGTCATAGCATTGAAATCGTGGAATATTCATCCAGAAAAATTCGAAAAAG GCATGTCATTCATCAGAGAGAACATATGCAAACTTGAAAAAGAGAAGGCTGAGCACATGCCCATTGGATTCGAAGTAGCTTTTCCTTCACTCCTTGAAATACCTGAGGACATGGGTATTGAAGTTCCTGACGATTCACCTGTCTTGCAAGAGATCTATGCTCAGAGAGATCTAAAGCTCAAAAA GATACCAAAGGACATCATGCATAGGGTGCCCACAACACTGCTCTTCAGCCTGGAAGGAATGCCAGGCCTGGACTGGGAAATGCTTCTAAACCTACAGTTCCAAGAtgggtccttttttttttctccatcttcCACTGCCTATGCACTCATGCACACCAAAGATGAGAAATGTTTGACATATCTAAATAAGGTTGTTGAGAGATTCAATGAGGGAG TCCCCAATACTTACCCGGTTGATATGTTCGAGCGCATGTGGGGTGTTGATCGGCTGCAGCGCCTTGGAATATCTCGATATTTTGAGCCAGAAATCAAAGTGTGTATGAACTATGTATACAG ATATTGGAACAAAAATGGAATATGCTCGGCAAGAAATACTCGGGTTAGTGATGTTGATGACACATCAATGGGCTTTAGGCTTCTAAGATTACATGGCTACGATGTTTCTCCAG ATGTGTTCAAGCAGTTTGAGAAGGGTGATGAGTTTGTCTGCTTCCCAGGGCAGTCATCCCAGGCCATTACCGGGTTGTTTAACCTCTTTCGTGCTTCCCAGTTTCTGCTCCCCGGAGAAAAGATTCTTGAGAACGCCAGGAAGTTTTGTTCCAAGTTTCTCAGAGAAAAACAAACTTGTAATCAGCTCGAAGATAAATGGATAATAGCAAAGGATTTGGCTGGTGAG GTTGGGTATGCTCTGGACATTCCATGGTATGCCAGCTTGCCACGCGTGGAGACAAGATTTTACGTTGAACAGTATGGAGGTGGAGATGACATATGGATTGGCAAGACTTTCTACAG GATGTACCTTGTTAACAATGATGTCTATTCTGAGCTTGCAAAGCTGGATTTCAACAACTGCCAAGAATTACATCAGCTTGAATGGGACAGGATTCAGGA GTGGTGGACGCACAGCCATCTTCAAGAGTTCGGGCTCAGCAGAGAAACCCTCCTCCTGGCTTATTTTCTCGCAGCAGCCAGTATATTTGAACCAGAAAGGTCGGTAGAGAGGGTGGCGTGGGCTAAAGCTGCCGTCCTGGTAGAGGCAGTTGCATCTTATTTCAACAAGGAAACATGTATTAAGCAGAGGAGAGCCTTCCTTCTTAAATTCGGGTACAGTGCAAGTGGAGGACGCTACATGAAGATTAATGGAAG TTCTAATCTGAGCAAGACTGGAGAGGAGCTCGCGGGGTTATTACTCACTACCTTAAACCAGCTCTCATTGGATGCACAGGAGCTGCATGGCTGCGACATACGTCAGCTTTTACATCATACT tgGGAAATGTGGTTGACAAAGAACTTGGCAGAAGAAGATGGATGCCAAGGAGAAGCGGAGGTCCTGGTGGATGTGATAAACCTTTGCTCTGGCCGTTCAATCACGGAAGAGCTGTTGAACCATCCTCTTTATAAGCATCTCTTACACCTCACCAATGGTGTCTCTCACCAACTTAGTCCATTTTACCAGCACAAG GCACATATTAGAAGCTATAATCCTGAAAAAGGAAGTGATGTTAGTTCTAAAGTAGAACCGGACATGCAAGAACTTGCACAGTTGGTGCTCCAAAACTCCACTGAGGACATAGATCCCGTGATCAAGAGAACATTTCTAATGGTAGCCAAAAGTTTCTACTACGCTGCCTACTGTGATCCTGCAACTATTGACTCTCATATTGCTAAAGTACTTTTCGAGAGAGTAGTTTGA